A single genomic interval of halophilic archaeon DL31 harbors:
- a CDS encoding FAD dependent oxidoreductase (PFAM: FAD dependent oxidoreductase~KEGG: hbo:Hbor_24490 glycine/D-amino acid oxidase, deaminating): MRVAVVGGGAVGVTAAHDLAAAGVDVRLYERDEELGDTQRRPRKRVEGSSHRAAGVLAPRPVDAADAQIAERAMDRFEWLAGRDHRFTFEPRPQVTLVAEGEQRKVAALRGQVDAAREHGVDVACYDAEAITERFPELDASGVELAAVTERGGYVVPGPGTYVRAMADRADDLGVELWTGVEASVSHRGDGPRVNSERFDAVVVAAGGWSKRVLAPTGVQLPLKPYRVQALVSESAYDGPMVLDTKAGVYFRSHPDGLLAGDGTVPEECDPDGWEPAGDEWFVEGAVDAVENRTDLQAESEAAWAGIATATPDGEPLLGELLSGLYVGAGWHGHGFMRAPATGETLAGVVLGDREPPAGFAPDRFEGQAVGDFEVREGMEL, from the coding sequence ATGAGGGTCGCTGTCGTCGGTGGCGGTGCCGTCGGTGTCACCGCAGCCCACGATCTCGCCGCCGCGGGCGTGGACGTGCGCCTCTACGAACGCGACGAGGAACTCGGCGACACCCAGCGCCGCCCTCGCAAGCGTGTCGAGGGCAGTTCACACCGCGCCGCGGGGGTGCTCGCTCCTCGACCCGTCGACGCCGCGGACGCCCAAATCGCCGAGCGGGCGATGGACCGCTTCGAGTGGCTGGCTGGGCGTGACCACCGCTTCACCTTCGAGCCGCGACCGCAGGTCACTCTCGTCGCCGAAGGCGAGCAACGCAAAGTCGCCGCGCTCCGAGGCCAGGTCGATGCGGCCCGCGAACACGGCGTCGACGTTGCCTGCTACGACGCAGAAGCGATTACCGAGCGCTTCCCTGAACTGGACGCTTCGGGTGTGGAACTGGCCGCCGTCACCGAGCGCGGGGGATATGTTGTCCCCGGTCCCGGAACGTACGTCCGGGCGATGGCCGACCGGGCCGACGATTTAGGGGTGGAGCTCTGGACCGGTGTCGAGGCCAGCGTCTCCCACCGCGGTGACGGGCCACGCGTGAACAGCGAGCGGTTCGACGCGGTCGTGGTGGCTGCGGGTGGCTGGAGCAAACGCGTTCTCGCGCCAACAGGGGTGCAGCTCCCGCTCAAACCCTACCGCGTCCAGGCGTTGGTGAGCGAGAGCGCCTACGACGGCCCGATGGTGCTCGACACCAAGGCCGGGGTCTACTTCCGCTCCCATCCGGACGGACTCCTGGCTGGTGATGGAACAGTACCTGAAGAGTGCGATCCGGATGGCTGGGAGCCCGCGGGCGACGAGTGGTTCGTGGAAGGCGCTGTCGACGCGGTCGAGAACCGGACGGACCTTCAGGCCGAGAGCGAGGCTGCCTGGGCCGGTATCGCAACCGCGACGCCGGACGGGGAGCCGTTGCTCGGTGAACTCCTGTCGGGGCTCTACGTCGGCGCTGGCTGGCACGGCCACGGGTTCATGCGTGCGCCCGCGACGGGCGAGACGCTCGCCGGGGTCGTTCTTGGGGATCGCGAGCCGCCAGCAGGGTTCGCGCCCGACCGGTTCGAGGGCCAGGCTGTTGGCGATTTCGAGGTTCGAGAAGGAATGGAGCTGTAG
- a CDS encoding molecular chaperone (small heat shock protein) (KEGG: hbo:Hbor_24480 molecular chaperone (small heat shock protein)) has translation MTDIGEIGGSVVRSAMERVGRGVSRMQERKPLPYDLLESDDDYLVVFDAAGTEQSDVKVRFVDGEVQVRVDRFRPFHEGFEMRFPGRGLALSGHAQLPGDAVEAGEATATLTETGTLQVRVPKAEDSTNVPVAEEDAPSDQDDA, from the coding sequence ATGACGGACATTGGAGAGATCGGGGGGTCGGTTGTCCGGTCCGCGATGGAGCGGGTCGGCCGTGGTGTGAGCCGGATGCAGGAGCGCAAACCCCTCCCCTACGACCTGCTGGAGAGCGACGACGACTACCTCGTCGTCTTCGACGCGGCCGGCACCGAGCAGTCGGACGTGAAGGTGCGCTTCGTCGACGGCGAGGTACAGGTCCGGGTCGACCGCTTCCGCCCGTTCCACGAGGGGTTCGAGATGCGGTTCCCCGGCCGCGGGCTCGCGCTGTCGGGCCACGCACAGCTTCCCGGCGATGCCGTCGAGGCCGGCGAGGCAACGGCGACGCTGACGGAGACCGGCACGCTCCAAGTGCGGGTTCCCAAAGCCGAGGACTCCACAAACGTCCCCGTTGCCGAGGAGGACGCCCCGAGCGACCAGGACGACGCGTAG
- a CDS encoding hypothetical protein (KEGG: hla:Hlac_0638 hypothetical protein) has protein sequence MPATKEIKCTSEDCELDMFENHYTYDIPDDHTVADLSCPLCGGSDCLEEIEL, from the coding sequence ATGCCAGCCACAAAGGAAATCAAGTGTACAAGCGAGGACTGCGAGCTCGACATGTTCGAGAACCACTACACCTACGATATCCCCGACGACCACACCGTCGCCGACCTCTCCTGCCCGCTCTGTGGGGGGTCGGACTGTCTCGAAGAGATCGAGCTATGA